In the genome of Hyphomicrobium sp. ghe19, the window AGCACGAGGATGGCCACAGCCATCTCATCTCGGCGACGGTACCGAACTGCATCTCGTACGATGCGACTTTCAACTACGAGGTCGCGGTCATCATCCAGAACGGCATGAAACGCATGCTGACGGATCAGGAGGACGTCTTCTTCTATCTGACGCTTCTGAACGAGAACTATGAGCATCCGCCGATGCCGGAGGGCGTCGAGGACGGCATCATCAAGGGGATGTATTTGTTCCGCGGTGCGCCCGATGGTGCGCCGGGCCACAAAGTTCAGCTCATGGGCTCGGGTGCGATCCTGCGCGAAGTCATCGCGGCTGCCGATCTGCTGCGTGACGATTGGGGCGTGCCTGCCGATATCTGGAGCGTGACGAGCTTTACGGAGCTTGCACGAGAAGCGCATGACGTCGAGCGATGGAACCTTCTGCATCCGACCGAGACGCCGCGTGTCCCGTATGTGAAGCAGAAGATATCCGAGCGCGGCGAGGGACCGGTGATCGCCTCGACCGATTACATGAAGCTTTACGCCGATCAGGTCCGGCCTTCGGTTCCGAACCGGTATTCGGTTCTCGGCACGGATGGTTTCGGGCGTTCCGATTATCGCCGGACGCTCCGCTATTTCTTCGAGGTCGACCGGCATTTCGTGACGGTTGCTAGCCTCAAGGCTCTTGCCGACGAGAACAAGATTCCGTCCATCAAGGTTGCCGAAGCGATCGCGAAATACGGGATCGATCCCGATAAGGCCAATCCCACGCACAGCTGACAGAACAGGTTTCGATACATGCCGCTCGTCGACGTCAAGGTGCCGAACATCGGTGATTTCGAGAATGTGCCCGTCGTCGAAATTCAAGTGAAGCCTGGCGACAACGTGAAGCTCGACGATCCGTTGATCACGCTCGAGAGCGACAAGGCTGCGATGGACGTGCCTGCGCCCTTTCAAGGCCGGGTGGCGGAAATTCTCGTCTCCATCGGCGACAAGGTGAGCGAAGGCATCGCGATCGTGAAGCTCGATACTTCGGGTGATACGAAGTCCGAAGCGCCGGCAGGCAGCGCGAAGGGTGCCAACAAGTCCGGCAAGTCCGAGGCGGCGGCGAAAACGGCGAGTGAATCCGAAAAGCAGAAGTCCGTCGAAGCAACCCCTGAAGCAAAAGACGCGGGATCGATACCTCCGCCGGGTGATTTCGGGTCGGTTTATGCGAGCCCATCAGTCCGGCGCATCGCGCGCGACCTCGACGTTGATCTGACGAAGGTCAAAGGAACGGGCGACAAGGGCCGCATCACGAAAGACGATGTCAAAGCCTATATCGCGCGGAGCGGTCAGCCCGCGGTGGCGCCGGGTGCTGGTGCGGGCCAGATGACGGGCATCCCGGAAATTCCGGCCCAGGATTTCTCGAAGTACGGGCCGGTCGAAACGAAGCCGATGTCGCGGCTGAAAAGATTGACCGGGCCGAACCTGCATCGCGCATGGCTCAACGTTCCGCATGTCACCAATTCCGACGAAGCCGATATCACCGATCTCGAGGCCTATCGCCGGGATCTCGACGCGACGGCGAAGGACAAGGGTTATCGCGTGACGCTTGTCGCATTTCTGCTGAAGGCCTCGGTATCGGCGCTGAAGGAATATCCGGACGTCAATTCGTCTCTTGCGCCGGGCAAAGATGCGCTCATCCTCAAGCGCTACTACAACATCGGTGTTGCGGTCGACACGCCGGACGGACTTGTCGTGCCGGTCATTCGCGACGTCGATCGCAAGGGTGTCCTCGAATTGAGCCAGGAGCTGACGGCCGTTTCCGCTCGCATGCGCGACGGCAAGATCACGCCGACGGATATTCAAGGCGCGACGTTCTCGATATCGAGCCTCGGCGGCATCGGGGGCACAGGTTTCACACCTATCGTCAACGCACCGGAGGTCGCCATTCTGGGAGCGGTGCGCGCACAGATGAAGCCTCAGTGGGACGGTTCCGCATTTCAGCCGCGGCTGATGCTGCCGCTCTGTCTTTCTTACGATCATCGCGTGGTCGATGGTGCGCTTGCCGCACGGTTCTTGAGAAAGATCTGCGATGCGCTGGCCGATGTTCGGCAGCTGGTCTTGTAGGGCGCAGGAATGAGCAGAAAAGAAATTCGCGTTCCGGTTCTCGGCGACTTCGAAGATGTTCCCGTCATCGAAGTGCACGTGAAGGCGGGGGTGACCATCGCCGCCGAAGACGCACTCATTACGCTCGAGAGCGACAAGGCTTCGTTCGATGTGCCGGCTCCTGAGGGCGGTAAAGTCGTCGAGGTTCTGATCAAGGTCGGCGACAAGGTCAGCGAAGGAAGTCCGATCCTCACGCTCGAAACGGATGGCGAGACGGAGAGCCCGGCCGAGCCCGAGAAGGTGCCGCCGAAGAAGGAGGCGGCCCCGACTGCTCCTGCGTCAGCGGGAAAATTTTCGGGTTCTGCGGATCATTCGTGCGAGGTGCTGGTGCTGGGTGCTGGGCCCGGCGGTTATTCCGCAGCCTTTCGTGCGGCCGATCTCGGCGCCAAGACGATCCTCGTCGATCGGTGGCCGGCGCTCGGCGGCGTTTGCCTGAATGTGGGCTGTATTCCGTCGAAGGCGCTGCTGCACACGGCATTCGTCATCGACGAGGCGGCAGCGTTGGGGAAGCACGGCATTACGTTTGCCGCGCCGAAAATCGATCTGAAAAAGCTTGCAGCATTCAAAGACGCCGTCGTCGCCAAGCTGACGGGCGGGCTCGCATCGATTGCGAAGGCGCGCAAGGTCACGACGCTGCGCGGGACCGGCACGTTCGTCGATGATCATCATATGACTGTCGTGTTCGACGACGGGCACGAAGAGGTGGTGCGTTTCGAAAAGGCCATCATCGCTGCCGGATCGGAAGCGGCGGCGTTGCCGTTCATGCCGTCAGATCCGCGTATCGTCGATTCGACGGGGGCGCTCGAGCTTCCGCAAATTCCGGACAGAATGCTCGTCATCGGCGGCGGCATCATCGGGCTCGAGATGGCGACGGTTTATTCGACGCTCGGCGCGTGGCTCGATGTCGTCGAGTTGCTCGATGGCCTGATGCTCGGTGCTGACCGCGATCTCGTCAATGTCTGGCAGAAGGTCAATGCGCGGCGCTTCGACCGTGTGATGCTTAAGACAAAAGTCGTTGCAGTCGAAGCAAAGCAAGACGGCATTCATGTAAGATTTGAAGGTGCCGACGCGCCTGCCGAGCCGCAGCGCTATGGGATGGTGCTCGTCGCTGTCGGGCGAAAGCCGAACGGCAAGGCGATAGGTGCCGACAACGCGGGCGTCGGCGTTACTGACCGTGGTTTCATTCCGGTCGACAAGCAGATGAGGACGAACGTCGCGAACATCTTCGCCATCGGCGACATCGCGGATGAGCCGATGCTTGCACACAAGGCTGTCCACCAGGGTCACGTTGCGGCGGAGAATGCGGCGGGGAAGAAGAGCTTCTTTGATGCGCGCCAGATTCCTTCCGTTGCCTACACCGATCCCGAAATCGCATGGGCGGGTTTGACTGAGACTGAGGCTAAGGCGCGGGGCATTGCATTTAAGAAGGCAGTGTTTCCCTGGGCGGCGTCGGGGCGCGCCATCGCGAACGCCCGGGACGAGGGCTTCACGAAACTTCTTTTTGACGAGGGCACGGAGCAGATTATCGGCGGGGCCATCGTCGGCACGGAAGCCGGAAATCTCATTTCCGAGATTTGTCTCGCCATCGAAATGGGGGCGGATGCGGTCGATATCGGCAAGACGATCCATCCCCATCCGACGCTGTCGGAATCCGTCGGCATGGCCGCCGAGGTGGCGGAAGGCGTCTGTACGGACCTGATGCCCCCGAAACCGCTGCGGGGCCGGACCTGAGGCTTCGCGGGCCTTACAACCTGGATGCAGGCCAAGGCTTGGGCGGGGGCCTGGCAGCCCTTGCTTTCGGGGGGGCGGTTGGCTATATCAGCGCCATTCGACGTCGCTGTCGGATGGTCAAGAGGAAGATCAGCCGGTTGGGCGCCCCATAGGGGCCCCCGAATTCTGACCGGCAGGGCTGCGGCCCATCACGGCGACATCACATCCAGACATCCGCGCCATCAAGCCAGGCATCGCGTTCGCGCGGGTCTGCCTATTGGCGCTTCAAATATCAACCCAAACTCGCCCGGCCGCCGAGCCGGGCAACACGTCGTTATCAAGGAGAACGAATGTCCGCTGAAGTTGCCAATAAAGATTTTAATCCCTCGCGCGAAGATTTTGCCGCGCTTCTCGCCGAGAGCCTTGCCAAGGACGACCTGTTCGAAGGTTCCGTCGTAAAGGGCAAGATCGTCGGCATCGAAAAAGACATGGCGATCATCGACGTTGGCCTGAAGATGGAAGGCCGCGTCGCGATGAAGGAGTTCGGCGTCGGCGGGAAGCCGGGCGACCTCAAAGTCGGCGATACTGTTGAAGTCTACCTGGAGCGCGTCGAGAACGCGCTCGGTGAAGCGGTTCTTTCGCGCGACAAGGCTCGCCGCGAAGAAAGCTGGACCCGCCTCGAGCGCCTCTATGAAAAGGGCGAGAAGGTTACGGGCGTCATCTTCAACAAGGTCAAGGGCGGCTTCACGGTCGATCTCGACGGCGCCGTTGCGTTCCTTCCGGGCAGCCAGGTCGATATTCGCCCCGTTCGCGATATCGGACCGCTGATGCATCAGCAGCAGCCCTTCCAGATCCTGAAGATGGATCGCCGTCGCGGCAACATCGTCGTTTCGCGCCGCTCGGTTCTCGAAGAAAGCCGCGCCGAGCAGAGGACGGAAATCGTCGCTCGTCTCGCCGAAGGCCAGATCATCGACGGTCTCGTCAAGAACATCACCGATTACGGCGCGTTCATCGATCTCGGCGGCATCGACGGCCTTCTCCACGTCACCGACATGGCATGGCGCCGCGTCAACCATCCGTCCGAAATCCTCAACGTCGGCGATACGGTGAAGGTGCAGATCATCCGCATCAACCCGGAAACGCAGCGTATTTCGCTCGGTATGAAGCAGCTTCAGTCCGACCCGTGGTCGGCGATCGAAGCCAAGTATCCGGTCGGCGCTCGCGTCAAGGGCACCGTGACGAACATTGCCGATTACGGTGCGTTCGTTGAACTGGAGCCGGGCGTCGAAGGCCTGATCCACGTTTCGGAAATGAGCTGGACGAAGAAGAACACGCACCCTGGCAAGATCGTCTCGACGAGCCAGCAGGTCGAAGTTCAGGTTCTCGAAGTCGATCCGCAGAAGCGCCGTATCTCGCTCGGCCTGAAGCAGACGCAGGAGAACCCGTGGGATGCGTTCCTGACGCAGCACCCGAAGGGCTCGGTCGTCGAAGGTCCGATCCGCAACATCACCGAGTTCGGTCTGTTCATCGGTCTCGACAACGGCATCGACGGTATGGTCCACCTCTCCGATCTCGACTGGCAGAAGGCCGGCGACGAGGTCATCAAGGACTACAAGAAGGGCGACAACGTCAAAGCCATCGTTCTCGATGTCGACGGCTCGAAGGAGCGCATTTCGCTCGGCGTCAAGCAGCTGTCGGGCGATCCGGCAGACGCCATGGCGAAGTACAAGAAGGGCGATGCCGTCACCGGCACGGTCACATCGGTCAGCGACGCTGGTATCGAAGTCAGGATCGCAGACAGCGAGTTGACGTCATTCATCAAGCGCGCCGATCTCTCGCGTGATCGCTCGGAGCAGCGTCCGGAACGCTTCAACGTCGGCGACAAGGTCGACGCGGCCGTCCTCTCGGTCGACAAGGCAGCGCGCCGTATCGCGGTTTCGATCAAGGCGCTCGAGCTGGCGGAAGAAAAGCAGGCGGTTGCTCAGTACGGTTCGACCGACTCGGGCGCTTCGCTGGGCGACATCTTCAAGGCCGCCATCAAGAAGCGCGAAGGCGCCGAAGACGCCGAGTAATCGGCTCGGCCAGACTTGGGCTCGGCCTTTGGTCGGCCCCGGTCGGAGTTAAGAATTTGGAGGCGCGCGGCAAACTCTGCTGCGCGCCTTAACTTTTGGGCGAGACGTCGCGGGCTTCCCCGTTGCTCGCGGCCGCAACCTTGCCTACGTTCGCGGCCAGAACGATCCGCGCCGACGGGCCTCCCGCTCGACTTGCCGCGAGATGACGGAAAGGGCACCACCCCCAATGCTTGAAACGGAAACGGTTCTCGATCGCAGGCGGCTTCGCCGGTCGGTATCGATTTGGCGCGCCGCCGGGCTCGCCGGCCTCCTTCTCGCGGTCGGCGCGCTGGCATTCGGCGGCGACAAGCTTGCGTCGCTGACCGGCGAAAAGCAGATCGCCCGCGTGACAATCGAAGGCACCATTACGGAAGATCGCGATCAGCTCAAAATGCTGAAGGACATCGGCGACGACAGCAGTGTCTCCGGCGTTCTGCTGTTCATCAACAGTCCCGGCGGCACGACAACGGGGGGCGAGGCGCTCTTCGAGGGCATCCGTACGCTTGCCAAAAAGAAGCCTGTCGTCGCTCAATTCGGCACCGTGGCGGCGTCGGCTGCCTACATTGCCGGTCTTGCCACGGATCATATCGTGGCTCGCGGCAATACGATCACCGGCTCGGTCGGCGTCATCGTGCAATGGCCTGAAGTCGTCCAACTGCTGGACAAGATCGGCGTCAAAATGAACGAGGTTAAGAGTGGCCCGCTCAAGGCTTCACCCTCACCGTTCGAGCCGCTCGACGATGCCAGCCGGAAGGTCGCCGAGGGCATGGTGGCCGATGGCTTCAAATGGTTTATCGGCTTGGTCGAGACCCGCCGGGGTGTCAAAGCAGCCAATATTCCGGGGCTTCTGGAGGGCCGAATCTACTCGGGCCGCGAGGCGCTCGATGCAAAGTTGATCGATCAACTTGGCGGCGAAGATGAAGCGGTCAAATGGCTCAAGGACGTGAAAAGCGTTCCCCAAACGGCGAAAGTTACCGACTGGAAGCCCGGAAACAGCAGCGCTTATGGCTTTGCCGGCATGTCGGCCGGCATTGCGGGCTGGTTGCTCGGACCGGCAGCAGGGGACGCCGTAAATTTTTTACTTCGTGATCGGATGATTTCCACGCTCGGACTTGACGGTCTTCTCTCAGTTTGGCACCCTTCTGAAAAATAAGAAGAAATGGTCGCCGAAGCTGGGAGCGAAACGTGATCAAATCGGAGCTGGTGCAACGGATTGCCACTGCCAATCCGCATCTTTACCATCGGGATGTCGAACGCATCGTCAACGTAATTTTCGATGAAATTGTCGATGCTTTATCGCGAGGTGATCGCGTGGAGCTTCGCGGTTTCGGTGCGTTCACGGTCAAGCATCGTGCATCACGACAGGGAAGAAATCCGCGCACGGGAACCACGGTCGCCGTTGCCGAGAAGTTCGTGCCGTTCTTCAAAACCGGCAAGGAACTTCGCGACCGGTTGAATAAGCTTAACGGCAGCAAACACTGACAATACGGTCGCTGCGGTTCGGTGCGCGCACGCCAAGTGAGGAAAGATCATGTTCAGGCGTATTCTCGCGCTGCTAATCGGCTTTCCGATCGGCATCATCCTTGTCGCGATTGCGGTTTCCAACCGGCAGCCAGTGGATCTGATCCTCGATCCCTTCCGTCCGGAAACACCGGCGCTTTCCATAGAGCTGCCGTTTTACATTTATCTCATGGTGGCTCTCGTCGTCGGCGTCATCCTTGGCGGCATTGCGACGTGGATGGGGCAGAGCCGATGGCGCCAGACGGCGCGTTCGCAAGGCCGGCGCGCAGCGCGCTGGCAAGCAGAAGCCGATCGCCTCGCGCGCGAACGCGAAGCAGCAGCCGACCCGGCAGATCAGCGACTGGCCATCTCCGGCCGTTGACCGAAGCGAGATCCTAAATGTCATTCGATGCGCTGACGCTTTTCGGACTCGTGTCCGTCAGCCTGATGCTGTTGTTCTATGCATTCGAGGACAGCAGCCCTTGGTGCATCCTCGGATTTTCCGTCGCTTGCGCGATGGGATCGGTCTATGGATTTCTGCAGGGCGCCTGGCCCTTCGGTCTGGTCGAAGGCATTTGGACTTTTATTGCTCTGAAGCGCTGGCAAAAGCGCCGGCTCGCGGGTGCGCCCGCGGAGTAACGCACGAAGTTTGATGGTCACCACAGCCAAAATTTGCGGGATCACGACGCCTGAAGCGTTGGAAGCGGCCATCTCCGGCGGCGCCGACTACATCGGTCTTGTCTTTTATGCGAAGAGCCCGCGCCATCTCGATATCTCTCGAGCCAAGGGACTGGCTGAGCTGGCACGCGGCAGGGCCAAGATCGTCGCGTTAACGGTCGATGCGGATGACGACACGCTGCAAGAGATCTTCGATGACGTCGGTCCCGACATCCTGCAATTGCACGGCAAGGAAACGCCGGAACGCGTCGCCGCCATCAAGAAGCAATTCGGCCGCGAGGTTATCAAAGCGATTGCCATCGCGACTGCTGGAGACGCGGAGCGCGCGCGCAGCTACGCGGGTGCTGCGGATCTCATCCTCTTCGACGCGAAGGCGCCTCCGGGCTCGTTGCTTCCTGGCGGCAACGGGCGAACGTTCGACTGGCACGCCCTCGATGGTGTTTCCGAAGCTCTGCCGTTCATGCTTTCGGGTGGTCTCAGTCCCGACAACGTCGCCGACGCGATCGCGTTAACGAGGCCGATCGCCGTCGATGTGTCGTCGGGCGTCGAAAGTTCGCCGGGCATCAAGGACCTTGAGCAGATCCGTCGCTTTCTTCTGGCCGTAAAGACAGCTAAGCAGACGTGATAATTTCATCTTCCTGATGGGCCAGGAAGACAAGCGAGGCTTTCATGGCGACGAAATCGAAGAAGACCGCGGAGGCAGCGCTCAACAGCTACGCCACCGGTCCCGACGACAGGGGATTTTTCGGCATATTCGGCGGCCGTTTCGTCGCCGAAACGTTGATGCCGCTGATCCTGGAACTCGAGCGCGCTTACGAGGCCGCAAAAGCCGATCCCGAATTCCAGCGCGAACTCGATTTTCTGAACCTCCATTACGCCGGCCGGCCGAGCCCGCTCTATCATGCGGAGCGTATGACGGCGGAACTCGGTGGCGCGAAAATCTACTTCAAGCGCGAAGAGCTCAATCACACGGGCTCGCACAAGATCAATAACTGTCTCGGTCAGATCCTGCTCGCGCGGCGGATGGGGAAGAAGCGGATCATCGCGGAGACCGGGGCCGGTCAACACGGCGTTGCCGTTGCGACGGTCTGTGCCAAGTACGGCATGCCGTGCGAGATCTACATGGGCGCGACCGACGTCGAGCGGCAAGCGCCGAACGTTGCGCGGATGCATTTGCTCGGAGCGAAGCTCAATCCCGTGACGTCGGGCGCGGGCACGTTGAAAGACGCGATGAACGAAGCGCTGCGCGATTGGGTCACCAACGTTCGCGACACCTACTATCTCATCGGCACGGCGGCTGGTCCGCATCCCTATCCGGCCATGGTCCGCGACTTCCAGGCGATCATTGGGCACGAGACGCGTTCGCAGATGCTGGAAGCCGAAGGCCGGTTGCCGGATACGATCATTGCCTGCATCGGCGGCGGCTCGAACGCTATCGGCATTTTCCATCCGTTTCTGGATGACAAGGATGTTGCGATCTACGGCGTCGAGGCGGGCGGCCACGGGCTCGATGTCGAGAACGGCCATGCGGCTTCGATGACGGGCGGTTCGCCTGGTGTGCTGCACGGAAACCGTACGTATCTCCTGCAGGACAGCGACGGGCAGATCCTCGAAGGTCATTCGATTTCCGCTGGCCTCGATTATCCGGGCGTCGGGCCGGAACACTCGTGGCTCAAGGATATCGGCCGCGTTACGTATGTGGCCGTGACGGATAAGGAAGCGCTCGCGGCTTTGCAGTTCTGCACGCGTCTCGAGGGCATCATCCCGGCGCTCGAACCCAGCCACGCGCTCGCACACGTCATGCGGCTCGCGCCGAAACTTCCGAAGGACAATCTGCTGGTCGTGAATCTATCCGGTCGTGGCGACAAGGATCTCTTCACGGTCGCCAAACATCTTGGGATGAAGATCTAAGATGACCAAGCACGTCACGCGCATCGATGCCCGGTTCGAAGCACTGAAAAAAGAAAACCGGCCGGCGCTCATCACGTTCGTCACTGCGGGCGACCCTGATCCGGAAACGAGCGCGCAGATTCTCGGCGATCTCGCCAAAGCCGGTGCCGATATCATTGAGCTCGGCATGCCGTTCTCCGATCCGATGGCGGACGGTCCGGCAATTCAGGCCTCGTCGCAGCGGGCGCTGAAGGCTGGTCAGAACATGATCAAAACGCTGCAGATGGTTCGCGATTTTCGCGCGCACGACAACACGACGCCGATCGTGCTGATGGGCTACTACAATCCGATCTACGTCTATGGCAACGAGCGCTTCATCAAGGATGCGAAGGCCGCAGGCGTCGATGGACTCATTGTCGTCGACGTGCCGCCTGAGGCCGACGACGAGCTGTGCCTTCCGGCACTCACGGCCGGGCTGAATTTCATCAGGCTCGCAACGCCCACGACGGACAAGGCGCGTTTGGCGACAGTTTTGAAGAATACGTCCGGTTTCGTTTACTATGTTTCGATCACGGGCATCACCGGCGCCGCCGCGCCCGTCGTTAACGATGTCCACAGCCAGGTGAAGGCGATCAAGGCCGAAACCCCGCTACCGGTTGTCGTGGGCTTCGGCGTCCGATCCGGTGCGCAGGCCAAGGCGATCTCGAAGGGGGCTGATGGCGTGGTCGTCGGCTCAGCCATTGTTTCTGTTATAGAAAAATCTCTTGGAGCGAAGGGCGAGGCCACGGAAGGCACGCGAAAGGGCGTGTCGGAACTCGTCAAGGAATTGAGCCTGGCGCTATCGGCCGACTAGCGCTTTCCTTGGATAAGTTCTATTGGAGAGGGCCTTCTGCACCCCCATTTTGGGCATTGTCCTGGCGCCGGTCCCTCGAGAGGCGCTAAAAAATGGCGGACTGCGAGGAGCTTGCCATTGTGCCCGCACGTTCAAGCGATAGGCACCTGCTGCGGCTTACAAGGAGCCAAGAACACGTGAATTGGATTAACAACGTCGTCCGCCCAAAGATCAGTGGGCTCTTATCGACGGCGAAGCGCGACGTTCCGGATAACCTGTGGGTGAAGTGCCCGGATTCAGGTCAGATGGTCTTTTACAAAGACCTCGAGGCCAACGAGTTCGTCGTGCCCGGCTCGAACTATCACATGCGCATGGGTTCGCAGCAGCGCCTGCAGCATACGTTCGATGGCGGAGAGTATCGCACCGTCCCAGTGCCGACCGTGCAGCAAGATCCGTTGAAGTTTCGTGATGGGCGCAAATATTCCGATCGTCTGAAAGACGCGAAGGCTGCGACGAAGCTCGATGATGCCGTTCTCGTCGGCGAAGGCGAACTCGAAGGTTTGCCGGTCGTCGCTGCGGCTCAGGACTTCCGCTTCATGGCCGGTTCGCTCGGCATGGCCGCCGGTGAGGCGATCATCGCCGGCATGCAGCGCGCGCTCGATCTCAGAACGCCGTTTATTCTATTCGCGGCTTCGGGTGGTGCGCGCATGCAGGAGGGCATCCTTTCCCTCATGCAAATGCCGCGCACGACGATTGCCGTGCAACGTCTGAGAGACGCGCGGCTTCCCTACATCGTCGTTCTGACGGATCCGACGACGGGAGGCGTGACCGCTTCCTACGCGATGCTCGGAGATATCCATATCGCGGAGCCCGGCGCACTTATTTGCTTCGCGGGTCCACGCGTCATCCAGCAGACGATCCGCGAGCAGTTGCCGGACGGCTTCCAGCGTGCGGAATATCTGCTTTCGCACGGCATGATCGATATGGTCGTGCATCGTCATCAGATGCGGGAGACGCTCGCGCGCGTCTGCAAGCTCCTGATGAGCGGGGTGCAGGCGACGAAGGCGAAAGACACACGCAAGATGAATGGCAAGCCGTACGTCAACGGCGCTCCAGTCGATAGCAAAGTCATCGAGACGGCCGCGCGGGAGAGCGGCGTCGTCGAACCGGAGGCTGTGCCAAACAGCCAACGCTTCGAGCCGGGCAAGGGCGACAAGCCGAAGCGCGATGAGGCGGGATCGTCAACATCGGCAAATCCCAAAGATGCGCCTCGCGGCGCCTAGCTCTTCTCGAAGGTATACGGGGCATGACCTCGTCGACGACACGGCCCACAAGCGACGCTTTACTGGCCGACATGATGCTCTTGCATCCGAAGCTGATCGATCTTTCGCTCGGCCGCGTAGAGCGGCTGCTTGCAAAGCTCGGCCATCCCGAAAAAAAACTTCCGCCGGTGGTCCACATCGCGGGCACCAACGGCAAGGGTTCGGTTACGGCGTATCTTCGCGCTTTTGCTGAAGCCGCCGGAAAGCGCGTGCACGTCTATACCTCGCCGCATCTCGTGCGATTTCACGAGCGAATTTCGCTTGCCGGAGATGACGGCAAATCGCATCCGATCGACGAGGACCTGCTCGTCGATGTTCTGACGCGCGTCCAAGCAGTGAACGACGGCGAGGACATCACGCAGTTCGAGATCACGACAGCGGCGGCGTTTCTCGCGTTCTCGGAACGGCCGGCCGATGTTCTCCTGCTCGAAGTCGGGCTTGGCGGCCGGCTCGACGCGACGAACGTCATTACTGAACCCGCGCTC includes:
- the trpA gene encoding tryptophan synthase subunit alpha gives rise to the protein MTKHVTRIDARFEALKKENRPALITFVTAGDPDPETSAQILGDLAKAGADIIELGMPFSDPMADGPAIQASSQRALKAGQNMIKTLQMVRDFRAHDNTTPIVLMGYYNPIYVYGNERFIKDAKAAGVDGLIVVDVPPEADDELCLPALTAGLNFIRLATPTTDKARLATVLKNTSGFVYYVSITGITGAAAPVVNDVHSQVKAIKAETPLPVVVGFGVRSGAQAKAISKGADGVVVGSAIVSVIEKSLGAKGEATEGTRKGVSELVKELSLALSAD
- the accD gene encoding acetyl-CoA carboxylase, carboxyltransferase subunit beta, producing the protein MNWINNVVRPKISGLLSTAKRDVPDNLWVKCPDSGQMVFYKDLEANEFVVPGSNYHMRMGSQQRLQHTFDGGEYRTVPVPTVQQDPLKFRDGRKYSDRLKDAKAATKLDDAVLVGEGELEGLPVVAAAQDFRFMAGSLGMAAGEAIIAGMQRALDLRTPFILFAASGGARMQEGILSLMQMPRTTIAVQRLRDARLPYIVVLTDPTTGGVTASYAMLGDIHIAEPGALICFAGPRVIQQTIREQLPDGFQRAEYLLSHGMIDMVVHRHQMRETLARVCKLLMSGVQATKAKDTRKMNGKPYVNGAPVDSKVIETAARESGVVEPEAVPNSQRFEPGKGDKPKRDEAGSSTSANPKDAPRGA